One segment of Sulfobacillus thermosulfidooxidans DSM 9293 DNA contains the following:
- a CDS encoding PadR family transcriptional regulator, with amino-acid sequence MPNLKRYQTGKHLEAFVLLLLYQEPDHGGHLLSRLSAMLPKEWTVDSGRIYRLLRELEEDSCLTSSWVTEDNGAPTRQYQITPEGKARLDAWAQEMEVKQASLATFLTKYHEITALSSGHDAATVQAHREQS; translated from the coding sequence ATGCCGAATTTAAAACGCTATCAGACCGGAAAACATCTTGAAGCGTTTGTTCTTTTGCTGTTATACCAAGAGCCTGACCATGGTGGCCATCTTCTTTCCCGTCTTAGTGCGATGTTGCCAAAAGAATGGACCGTCGATAGTGGACGCATCTATCGTTTATTGCGAGAACTGGAAGAAGATAGTTGTCTCACATCGTCGTGGGTCACAGAAGATAACGGGGCACCTACCCGTCAGTATCAAATTACCCCGGAAGGAAAGGCCCGGTTAGACGCATGGGCTCAAGAAATGGAAGTCAAACAAGCTTCTTTGGCAACATTTTTAACGAAATATCATGAGATTACCGCTTTGTCCTCCGGTCACGACGCAGCCACCGTTCAAGCACACCGGGAGCAATCCTAG
- a CDS encoding carboxymuconolactone decarboxylase family protein has protein sequence MNLEKKQRILEQIRQEEIKLGRPIKLRRYLAEVNPNIAEAQATVSKLYREDNPLDAKTIAMVNLAAALVTRVPMCIRNNMQAALNAGVTHEEIGAVMAHAQFIAGTAVFSASLEGLETILQEQQA, from the coding sequence GTGAATCTCGAAAAGAAACAACGCATTTTGGAACAAATCCGTCAAGAAGAAATTAAATTGGGCCGTCCTATTAAACTGCGACGTTATTTGGCCGAAGTCAATCCGAACATCGCAGAGGCCCAGGCCACTGTGAGTAAACTGTACCGGGAAGACAATCCTCTTGACGCCAAAACCATCGCCATGGTTAATTTAGCTGCAGCTTTAGTTACTCGTGTACCGATGTGCATTCGCAATAACATGCAAGCCGCGTTAAATGCTGGAGTTACACACGAGGAGATCGGTGCCGTGATGGCCCATGCCCAATTTATTGCGGGAACCGCCGTCTTTTCAGCCTCACTAGAGGGACTCGAAACCATTTTACAAGAACAGCAAGCCTAA
- a CDS encoding class II aldolase/adducin family protein, producing MAQLTAEAAKEQLVQAAHYLASHGLLFRGNHANLSARISDTQIVMTKGGSIANLSVNDFAIVGLNGKVLEGDMEPTMQEIIDMHVGIYNVRPSVGSVIHTHAPHVTAFSVAQKAIPLVYEPLLRFGVSEPVPVVPWAPRGSKASVDAIVDIAKNHPGLPAVLMANHGVLVFADNPMATASLLGTLDEAAELYILAESLGGAKVLPELAIEQVRERMMAFGSKH from the coding sequence ATGGCCCAGTTAACGGCAGAAGCCGCCAAAGAACAATTGGTTCAAGCGGCGCATTACTTAGCGTCTCACGGTCTCTTGTTTCGGGGTAACCATGCCAATTTATCTGCTCGAATTAGCGACACCCAAATTGTCATGACAAAAGGTGGCAGTATTGCTAATCTTTCTGTGAACGATTTTGCGATTGTCGGGCTAAATGGGAAGGTGCTAGAAGGCGACATGGAACCGACGATGCAAGAAATCATTGATATGCACGTTGGGATTTATAATGTTCGCCCATCGGTGGGATCGGTTATTCACACGCATGCTCCGCACGTTACCGCATTTTCGGTGGCGCAAAAAGCTATCCCATTAGTTTATGAGCCGTTGCTCCGCTTTGGTGTCAGTGAGCCAGTTCCGGTTGTTCCGTGGGCACCTCGTGGATCCAAAGCGTCAGTTGATGCTATTGTGGATATTGCTAAGAACCACCCCGGCCTTCCGGCTGTGCTAATGGCTAACCATGGCGTATTAGTCTTCGCCGACAATCCCATGGCAACAGCGAGTCTCTTAGGGACTTTGGACGAGGCTGCCGAGCTTTATATTCTGGCCGAGTCTTTAGGCGGTGCCAAAGTCTTGCCAGAGCTCGCGATCGAGCAAGTCCGGGAGCGAATGATGGCTTTTGGTAGCAAGCACTAA
- a CDS encoding VirB4 family type IV secretion system protein, with the protein MIQDIDIIWPDFIEVGPRELRVGNRFTRSFMAVSYPRQVYPGWFDSLLRFPYPLTIAFYQGPLPPQIVLRSMKRHLLWSRGLDNAGKTQGHLSDPSRETAIEDAERIRQKLAQGDARILETSLFMTLWAATQEELNEATAMLQNLCESMLITIRPLHFQHLQGFKWTWPLGEHPSLVREMESDTWATFFPLVSEEIVHEQGILWGTNPQNHSLILVNRFLMPAPHSITIAWSGAGKSYAAKLEVLRARYQELPVYIIDPEGEYTIFRDVGADVWSIGQAQENHFPFDPFTMSRETHDFEHDSDFLIRFLSRLLPHLENRLKMILPPVLWSHWKSSSSPKWSVTPLTVDISELLEGIVSRDKELAEQLDMAMTRWRTLVGTKARDSINPHFQVFDLSHLTTSMKNAAYLAISEWLTRQTFSGSRRLIIFDEAWHLLTDQESAKYLESLFRRARKWGTALSLITQDMNDFVRSQTAEVCLRNAPIVLLLKQHPESLQQLAASLRLHEGEVNRIAQAGMGEGVLMVGEDHVPIRIMGAPFETRILHSSYRN; encoded by the coding sequence TCCCCTGACTATTGCCTTTTATCAAGGTCCTTTGCCCCCACAAATAGTCTTGCGATCAATGAAGCGTCATCTTTTGTGGAGCCGGGGATTAGACAATGCAGGAAAAACCCAAGGGCACTTGAGTGATCCTTCCAGAGAAACAGCCATTGAAGATGCCGAACGTATTCGACAAAAGCTTGCTCAGGGGGATGCACGCATCCTTGAAACCTCGTTGTTCATGACCTTATGGGCGGCGACACAAGAGGAATTAAACGAAGCAACGGCCATGTTACAAAACTTGTGCGAAAGTATGCTGATCACGATTCGTCCGTTACATTTTCAGCACCTGCAAGGTTTTAAGTGGACATGGCCTCTTGGAGAACATCCTTCATTGGTTCGGGAAATGGAAAGTGACACCTGGGCGACATTTTTTCCCTTGGTCTCGGAAGAAATTGTTCACGAACAAGGCATCTTATGGGGGACAAATCCCCAAAACCATTCTCTGATTTTGGTCAACCGATTTCTCATGCCTGCGCCTCATTCGATTACCATTGCCTGGTCCGGAGCGGGCAAAAGTTACGCGGCAAAATTGGAGGTTTTGCGTGCCCGCTATCAGGAATTGCCCGTCTACATCATTGATCCAGAAGGAGAATATACCATATTCCGCGATGTAGGGGCCGATGTATGGTCCATAGGCCAAGCGCAAGAGAACCACTTTCCTTTCGATCCCTTCACGATGTCTCGAGAAACCCACGATTTCGAGCATGACAGCGATTTTTTGATCCGTTTCTTATCTCGCCTGTTGCCCCATTTAGAGAACCGGTTGAAAATGATTTTGCCGCCCGTTTTATGGTCACATTGGAAATCATCATCCTCTCCTAAGTGGTCTGTCACGCCCTTAACGGTGGACATTTCCGAGCTTCTTGAAGGGATTGTGAGCCGCGATAAAGAACTTGCTGAACAACTCGATATGGCGATGACCCGGTGGCGTACTTTAGTGGGCACAAAAGCACGGGACTCGATTAACCCCCATTTTCAAGTCTTCGACTTAAGTCATCTCACTACCTCTATGAAAAATGCCGCGTACCTGGCTATCAGTGAATGGCTCACACGTCAGACATTTTCTGGTTCCCGGCGGCTCATTATATTTGATGAGGCATGGCACCTGCTAACTGATCAAGAATCCGCCAAATATCTCGAATCCCTATTTCGACGGGCGCGGAAATGGGGAACAGCCTTGTCATTGATTACGCAGGATATGAATGACTTTGTTCGTTCTCAAACTGCAGAGGTCTGCCTACGAAATGCCCCGATAGTGTTGCTGCTTAAACAACATCCCGAAAGCCTGCAGCAATTAGCCGCGTCGTTACGATTACATGAAGGAGAGGTTAACCGGATTGCCCAAGCAGGAATGGGGGAGGGGGTGCTGATGGTGGGCGAGGACCATGTTCCCATTCGGATTATGGGCGCGCCATTTGAGACCCGAATTCTTCATTCGTCATATCGGAATTAA